The Ammospiza nelsoni isolate bAmmNel1 chromosome 10, bAmmNel1.pri, whole genome shotgun sequence genome includes a region encoding these proteins:
- the EIF4A2 gene encoding eukaryotic initiation factor 4A-II, with protein sequence MSGGSADYSRDHGGPEGMEPDGVIESNWNEIVDNFDDMNLKESLLRGIYAYGFEKPSAIQQRAIIPCIKGYDVIAQAQSGTGKTATFAISILQQLEIDLKESQALVLAPTRELAQQIQKVILALGDYMGATCHACIGGTNVRNEMQKLQAEAPHIVVGTPGRVFDMLNRRYLSPKWIKMFVLDEADEMLSRGFKDQIYEIFQKLSTNIQVVLLSATMPMDVLEVTKKFMRDPIRILVKKEELTLEGIKQFYINVEREEWKLDTLCDLYETLTITQAVIFLNTRRKVDWLTEKMHARDFTVSALHGDMDQKERDVIMREFRSGSSRVLITTDLLARGIDVQQVSLVINYDLPTNRENYIHRIGRGGRFGRKGVAINFVTEEDKRILRDIETFYNTTVEEMPMNVADLI encoded by the exons ATGTCAGGGGGCTCCGCGGATTATAGCAG AGACCATGGCGGCCCAGAGGGAATGGAGCCCGATGGTGTCATCGAG AGCAATTGGAATGAGATTGTTGACAATTTCGATGATATGAATTTAAAAGAATCCCTTCTAAGGGGCATTTATGCGTATGGTTTTGAGAAGCCTTCAGCTATTCAGCAGAGAGCTATTATTCCATGCATCAAAG GGTATGATGTGATTGCTCAAGCTCAGTCAGGTACTGGCAAGACAGCCACATTTGCTATTTCCATCCTGCAGCAGTTGGAGATTGATCTCAAGGAGTCCCAGGCACTAGTATTGGCCCCTACCAGAGAACTGGCTCAACAG ATTCAGAAGGTAATCCTGGCCCTTGGAGACTACATGGGAGCAACATGCCACGCTTGCATTGGTGGCACAAATGTGCGCAATGAGATGCAGAAGCTGCAGGCTGAGGCTCCTCACATCGTGGTGGGAACTCCAGGGCGTGTGTTTGATATGTTGAACAGGCGCTATCTGT CACCAAAATGGATCAAAATGTTTGTTCTGGATGAAGCTGATGAAATGTTGAGCCGTGGATTTAAGGATCAAATTTATGAGATCTTTCAAAAACTAAGCACAAACATCCAG GTTGTGCTGCTGTCAGCTACAATGCCAATGGATGTGTTGGAAGTGACCAAAAAGTTCATGAGAGATCCCATCCGTATTttggtgaagaaggaagagctGACTCTGGAGGGTATCAAGCAGTTCTACATTAATGTTGAGAGAGAG GAATGGAAGCTGGATACTCTCTGTGATTTGTATGAGACACTGACCATTACACAGGCTGTTATTTTCCTGAATACAAGGAGAAAAGTAGACTGGCTTACGGAGAAAATGCATGCCAGGGACTTCACAGTCTCAGCTCTG CATGGTGACATGGACCAGAAGGAACGGGACGTTATCATGAGAGAGTTTAGATCAGGGTCCAGCCGTGTCCTGATCACTACTGACTTGCTG GCTCGTGGCATTGATGTGCAGCAAGTGTCCCTGGTTATCAATTACGACCTGCCGACCAATCGTGAGAATTACATTCACAG AATTGGCCGGGGTGGCCGTTTTGGCAGAAAAGGTGTGGCTATCAATTTTGTCACTGAAGAGGACAAGAGGATCCTGCGAGACATTGAGACTTTCTACAATACTACAGTGGAGGAGATGCCGATGAATGTGGCTGATCTCATTTAA